One stretch of Armigeres subalbatus isolate Guangzhou_Male chromosome 2, GZ_Asu_2, whole genome shotgun sequence DNA includes these proteins:
- the LOC134209522 gene encoding uncharacterized protein LOC134209522 codes for MQRIDDVASRIDGAISKLQSDVEEMKDSQQFISNEFESVKHTLSEHDNEIRSTSEQIKCLKEDNSTLRNHMEELNYEVNVVKQKSLESNFLISNLIKTNDENLCMLVESIARLLDIPFNAANILGVSRLSSKNQKDIQPVLVRCTTVYVKEQFMNAIKGRPITCEEIGLGVKQQIFINHHLTSINQRILGATRKFKKDYNYRFVWFANGSVFLRKDENSKIIRVNDVHDLPNS; via the coding sequence ATGCAACGCATCGACGATGTGGCAAGCCGTATTGATGGAGCTATCAGCAAGCTACAATCTGATGTTGAAGAGATGAAGGACTCTCAGCAGttcatttcgaatgaatttgaatCCGTTAAACACACACTCTCTGAGCACGATAACGAAATACGTTCTACGTCAGAGCAGATCAAATGCCTAAAGGAAGACAATTCTACCCTGCGTAACCACATGGAAGAGTTGAACTACGAGGTTAATGTTGTTAAACAGAAAAGTCTGGAGAGTAACTTTCTCATATCGAACCTGATCAAAACAAATGATGAAAATTTATGTATGTTGGTTGAAAGTATCGCAAGACTGTTGGATATTCCGTTTAATGCTGCAAACATCCTTGGGGTTTCGCGGCTGTCTTCAAAGAACCAGAAAGATATTCAACCTGTATTGGTACGGTGTACTACCGTTTATGTGAAGGAGCAATTTATGAATGCCATCAAAGGACGTCCAATCACGTGTGAAGAGATAGGTCTCGGAGTCAAACAGCAAATTTTCATCAATCATCATCTTACATCAATCAACCAGCGTATATTGGGTGCAACACGGAAGTTCAAGAAGGATTACAATTACCGCTTTGTTTGGTTTGCAAATGGCTCAGTATTTCTGAGGAAAGATGagaattccaaaataatccGAGTAAACGATGTTCATGATCTGCCTAATTCATAA
- the LOC134215813 gene encoding fumarylacetoacetase: protein MSLYTNTKLRENRLATTTTCCRINTAKYLKAFSFSSTVKQERRFSPTLSIITTELRFRYHLTLILTFLVSNNNNLRTMKSFVAVPENNDFPIQNLPYGVFSTQEDSRHRLGVAIGELILDLGAVKSFYPVQFHDALTATVLNPLMALGYDAWAEVRQITQNLLLEGSELHKNQKLQLTALVPQSAVQMHLPANIGDYTDFYSSIHHATNVGIMFRGKDNALMPNWKHLPVGYHGRASSVVVSGTPVRRPLGQTLPVDGADPAFGPCRLFDFELEMAFFVGGPPTQLGERVTTEEAAKRVFGFVLMNDWSARDIQKWEYVPLGPFTAKNLGTTISPWVVTVAALEPYKVENFPQVPEPFPYLRHEQKFNFDIKLEVDIKPAKGVSTTVCRSNYKNLYWTALQQIAHHTVTGCNVNPGDLMASGTISGDASDSFGSMLELSWKGTKQVQLLGGESRKFLQDNDEVLIRGHCQNDEVRIGFGSCTGVVLPAKPFE, encoded by the exons ATGAGCTTGTATACTAATACTAAGCTCAGAGAAAACCGGCTTGCGACAACAACAACCTGTTGCCGGATAAACACGGCCAAATATCTCAAAGCATTCAGTTTCAGTTCGACCGTAAAGCAAGAAAGAAGGTTCTCGCCAACGCTGTCGATTATCACCACCGAACTGCGGTTTCGCTATCATTTGACTTTGATTCTGACTTTTCTGGTCAGTAATAATAACAATTTGCGCACCATGAAATCGTTCGTCGCCGTACCCGAAAACAATGACTTTCCTATCCAGAACCTGCCGTACGGTGTATTCTCCACCCAAGAAGAT TCTCGCCACCGGTTGGGTGTCGCCATCGGGGAGCTCATTCTGGACCTTGGAGCCGTGAAAAGTTTCTATCCCGTGCAGTTTCAT GATGCACTAACGGCAACCGTATTGAACCCACTCATGGCCCTAGGCTACGATGCATGGGCCGAAGTGCGTCAAATCACTCAAAACCTCCTACTGGAAGGTTCAGAATTGCACAAAAACCAGAAGCTTCAGCTCACGGCCCTTGTTCCGCAATCAGCCGTCCAGATGCATTTGCCTGCCAACATTGGTGATTATACTGACTTTTACTCGTCCATCCACCACGCGACCAACGTTGGTATTATGTTCCGAGGCAAAGACAATGCTCTCATGCCAAACTGGAAGCACCTTCCCGTAGGATATCACGGTCGCGCCAGTTCGGTGGTTGTGTCGGGAACACCAGTTCGCAGACCACTCGGTCAAACGCTGCCAGTTGATGGAGCGGATCCAGCGTTCGGCCCATGCCGTTTATTCGATTTTGAACTGGAAATGGCATTCTTTGTCGGAGGCCCACCAACTCAACTCGGCGAACGAGTCACCACCGAAGAAGCCGCAAAACGTGTCTTTGGCTTTGTGCTGATGAACGATTGGAGTGCTCGCGACATTCAAAAGTGGGAATACGTTCCTTTGGGACCGTTTACGGCGAAAAATTTGGGAACGACCATCTCTCCATGGGTCGTCACTGTTGCAGCGCTGGAACCGTACAAAGTGGAAAATTTTCCGCAGGTACCCGAACCATTCCCATACCTGCGACACGAGCAAAAATTCAACTTCGACATCAAACTGGAAGTGGACATTAAGC CTGCTAAGGGTGTCTCGACTACTGTCTGCCGGTCGAACTATAAAAACCTGTATTGGACGGCGCTGCAGCAAATCGCGCATCACACTGTTACCGGCTGCAATGTGAACCCAGGTGATTTAATGGCATCTGGTACAATCAGCGGCGACGCCTCGGACTCATTTGGATCGATGTTAGAGTTGAGCTGGAAGGGTACCAAACAGGTACAACTACTGGGCGGAGAAAGTAGGAAATTTCTGCAGGACAATGACGAAGTCTTAATCCGCGGTCACTGCCAGAACGACGAAgtgaggattggatttgggtcgTGTACTGGAGTGGTTCTACCAGCGAAACCGTTTGAATAA
- the LOC134215814 gene encoding dynein regulatory complex protein 8-like isoform X2: MADLDYPEINPANELEKRVADAFLIFDHHSNKTVDVREVGTILRFLGCVPTEADVNEVISATEFEDSNGTVHISRFLPYVSQLIAEHKLEPAPPEKLLKAFRVLDQEGRGFVDREYMTKLITEEGEPFTAEELEEMMAVAVDMATDKIPYENYLNQLLVDF, encoded by the exons ATGGCAGACCTAGATTATCCTG AAATCAATCCGGCTAACGAGCTGGAGAAACGCGTTGCTGATGCTTTTCTCATATTTGACCACCACAGCAATAAAACGGTTGATGTGCGCGAAGTTGGAACTATTTTACGATTTTTGG GCTGTGTTCCAACGGAAGCAGACGTAAACGAAGTAATTTCTGCCACTGAGTTTGAAGACTCGAATGGTACGGTCCATATCTCGAGATTCCTACCGTATGTTAGTCAACTGATTGCAGAGCATAA ACTTGAGCCCGCCCCaccggagaaacttctgaaagcATTTCGCGTTTTGGACCAAGAGGGAAGAGGGTTCGTTGATCGGGAGTATATGACAAAGTTGATTACGGAAGAAGGGGAACCATTCACTGCAGAAGAGCTCGAAGAAATGATGGCCGTTGCCGTTGATATGGCTACCGATAAAATTCCTTACGAAAATTATCTGAACCAACTTTTG GTTGACTTCTAA
- the LOC134215814 gene encoding dynein regulatory complex protein 8-like isoform X1, with translation MADLDYPEINPANELEKRVADAFLIFDHHSNKTVDVREVGTILRFLGCVPTEADVNEVISATEFEDSNGTVHISRFLPYVSQLIAEHKLEPAPPEKLLKAFRVLDQEGRGFVDREYMTKLITEEGEPFTAEELEEMMAVAVDMATDKIPYENYLNQLLYEPQDSIYTLADQFKNQIKRRTIFKFYRR, from the exons ATGGCAGACCTAGATTATCCTG AAATCAATCCGGCTAACGAGCTGGAGAAACGCGTTGCTGATGCTTTTCTCATATTTGACCACCACAGCAATAAAACGGTTGATGTGCGCGAAGTTGGAACTATTTTACGATTTTTGG GCTGTGTTCCAACGGAAGCAGACGTAAACGAAGTAATTTCTGCCACTGAGTTTGAAGACTCGAATGGTACGGTCCATATCTCGAGATTCCTACCGTATGTTAGTCAACTGATTGCAGAGCATAA ACTTGAGCCCGCCCCaccggagaaacttctgaaagcATTTCGCGTTTTGGACCAAGAGGGAAGAGGGTTCGTTGATCGGGAGTATATGACAAAGTTGATTACGGAAGAAGGGGAACCATTCACTGCAGAAGAGCTCGAAGAAATGATGGCCGTTGCCGTTGATATGGCTACCGATAAAATTCCTTACGAAAATTATCTGAACCAACTTTTG TATGAACCTCAAGATTCAATCTATACATTGGCCGATCAGTTCAAGAATCAAATCAAACGCAgaaccatttttaaattttataggcGATAA